The DNA region CAGCATCCTGCTGGTCACCGGAATTGTGAACCCTTACCCTTTGATTGAGCACGCCAGGAGAAAATGTAACGACCTGTTTCACAGAGCCTATCCTGATCACCACGCTTTTTCAGAAAAGGACTTATTTGAAATTCGCCAGGCTTTTCAGCATATCATCGGAAGCAACAAAATCATCCTTACTACGGAAAAGGATGCCGCCCGTTTGGCAGATTCTCCGTACTTTAGCCGACTTGAATCGCTACCCATACTCGTGCAGCCGGTGCAGGTAGCCTTCCATGATTCGGTGTACGGAAATTTTGACCAAACCATCATTGATTATGTTCGAAAAGCTTCAGCAAACAGTTGAATTTTTAAAAGCAAATACCAGTATCACCCCTGAAATCGGAATCATCCTCGGCACAGGTCTGGGAGGTCTTGTTGACGACATTGACATTGTGCACAGCTTTGGTTACGAGCAGATTCCCAACTTCCCTGTCTCAACTGTGCAGGGCCACCAGGGCAGATTGATTTTTGGCAGGCTGGCCGGCAGGGATATCGTAGCCATGCAGGGGCGTTTTCATTTTTATGAAGGCTACAGCATGCAGGAAGTTACCTTTCCTGTGCGGGTGATGAAAATGCTGGGCGTTCGGCTGCTTATTGTATCGAATGCCAGCGGCGGGCTGAGTCCGGATTTTGCCATTGGCGACCTGATGTTTATCCGCGACCATATCAACCTGATGCCCAATCCCTTACTCGGGCCGAACGACGACAGGCTGGGACCTCGTTTTCCGGACATGAGCGAAAGCTACGACCACAAGGTGTTGCAACTGGCCCACAAAGTGGCACGCAGGGCAGGCATCAGGGTGCACGAGGGGGTTTACGTGGCAGTAACAGGTCCAACCTATGAAACCCCTGCCGAATACAATTTCATCCGGGTGATCGGAGGCGATGCCGTGGGTATGTCAACGGTGCCCGAAGTGATTGTGGCCAGGCAGATGAGCCTGCCGGTGTTTGCAGTATCCGTGATTTCGGACTTAGGGGTGAAAGGCAAGATAGTCGAAATCTCCCACGAAGAAGTAATCGAAGCTGCCAAAGGCGCACAGCCAAAACTCAAAACCATCATTCACGAGCTCCTGAAAGAGTACACCGCCTGACGCATTCGTCTGATGCATCAAGTTCGACAGAAAACATATTTTGTCTCTGATTTTCATTTCGGGGTGCCCGACCATGCCTCGAGCCTGAAGCGCGAACGCTTGCTGGTGCGCTGGTTCGAACAAACCCGCGACAATGCCGCAGCCTATTATCTGATGGGTGATGTGTTCGATTTCTGGTTCGAATACAAAACCGTGGTTCCTAAAGGATTTGTACGTCTGCTGGGGACGATAGCCTCCCTCACCGACCAGGGAATTCCGGTGCACGTTTTCCGTGGCAACCACGACATTTGGGCATTCGATTACCTGTCGAAGGAAGCCGGGGTGGTGCTTCACCGCAAGCCCATGATCGTACAAATCGGCGGAAAAAACTTTTTCCTGGCACATGGCGATGGCCTGGGACCGGGCGATACAGGCTACAAGCTGATGAAAAAAATCTTCGAAAACAGGGTCAACCAGTGGCTGTTCCGCTGGTTGCACCCCGACATCGGCACCACCATGGGCCTGTATTTCTCGCGCAGAAGCAGGATAGCAAACATTGCCCGCGAACAAAAAGAAACCGGGCCACTGGTGGTCGAAAACGAAATGCTGTACGCCTATTGCCTGCGCAAACTGCAATCGCAGCCCGAAATTGACTATTTCATCTTCGGACACCGCCACAATCCGCTGATTCATCCATTGAACGAAAAATCACGCATGGTCATCCTTGGCGACTGGGTGAACCACTACACATACGCAGAATTTGACGGCAATAAGCTGGAACTCCTTTATTATAACGACATGGTTTAGACCGGCCTAAAAGGGAAACGTGCAGGGTCAACTTCTGCATCTATGCCGGATTTACCTTCCATAAGCTCAGCAAGATAACGGGCCAGAGGCGGGGCAAGCAACCCCCCACGGGAACCTAAACCATTGAAAACAAACATATTACCTACTGCCGGCAAAGCGCCTACAACGGGTCTTCTGTCGGCCATGGCCGGTCGCACACCAGCAGTATGCTGCACTACTTCGACCGGTTGACTGATCACTGTCCTGAGTTGTTGCAACAACTTCTCTGCCATTTCCGGACGGGGCACCTCGTCAGTAAACTCCCACACATAGGTGGAACCCAGCCTGAACATTTCGTCGCCCAATGGCACCAGAAAGAAATTTTTATTCAGTATGTATTCTGTTCTGAAACCGGGGATTCGAACGAGGAGCACATCGCCTTTCACCGGCCGGAAGGGGATAAAAGTCAACCAGGGATTGTCAACCGCACGGTAACCCTCGCAAAAGACAACTTTGCTGTAGGCTTTTTCAAGAAACATATAAACGCCATCCCTGGACTCAATTTGATTGTGACTCCAGCGGAACTCAGATATCAGTCCTCTGGCCGACAACAACTCACGCACTTTTGCCACAAACGCTGCCGTGTCGAGCCATGCAGCGGCCTGCACCACCCCAGCTCCAAATGGCAGCTCCGCTCCGGCCAAAGATGCGATAGGCTCTTTTTGCATGAAATGGTCAAAGGGTGAGGTTGAGGCCTTTTTTTCCCACATGGCCTGCTCGTCTTGCCCAAAAATCCGGAGCAGGGGCACCTCGTGCAGGATGCGACAATGCTGCTTTTGCTGAAACTGCCGGTAGAAATGTTTGCTGAAGTCGAGGTAATCCACTGCCCGCCAGCTCAGGGTGTAATATCTGAATATCAATGTATTAAGAATTCCTGCAGCCACCTTTGATGACATACTAAGCGTGGGATGATCCACCACATGAAACGGTAACCCACGGCCAAGCAACTCCAGTGCCAGGCAGCTTCCGGCCATTCCCTGGCCCAGGATCAGCACCGGGAGTTCATTCATTGTCTCAGGCATAAAGCTTTACAAGTTCTGCAAGGCGGCTGGCATAACCCATTTCGTTGTCGTACCAGGCCACCACTTTCACAAGACGTTGGTCTTCGCCCAGCACAACCGTTAGCCTTGCGTCGAAAACAGCGGAGTGTGTGTTGCCGATTACATCGACCGATACAATCGGGTGATCGGTATATTCGAGTATTCCTTTGAGTTCGCCCTCGGCTGCATCGCGAAATGCCCTGTTGATCGCCTCAATATCAGCAGGCTGGCGGAGTGTGCAAGTCAGATCGGTGAGCGAGCCGTCGGGTA from Bacteroidota bacterium includes:
- a CDS encoding purine-nucleoside phosphorylase encodes the protein MFEKLQQTVEFLKANTSITPEIGIILGTGLGGLVDDIDIVHSFGYEQIPNFPVSTVQGHQGRLIFGRLAGRDIVAMQGRFHFYEGYSMQEVTFPVRVMKMLGVRLLIVSNASGGLSPDFAIGDLMFIRDHINLMPNPLLGPNDDRLGPRFPDMSESYDHKVLQLAHKVARRAGIRVHEGVYVAVTGPTYETPAEYNFIRVIGGDAVGMSTVPEVIVARQMSLPVFAVSVISDLGVKGKIVEISHEEVIEAAKGAQPKLKTIIHELLKEYTA
- a CDS encoding FAD-binding oxidoreductase yields the protein MNELPVLILGQGMAGSCLALELLGRGLPFHVVDHPTLSMSSKVAAGILNTLIFRYYTLSWRAVDYLDFSKHFYRQFQQKQHCRILHEVPLLRIFGQDEQAMWEKKASTSPFDHFMQKEPIASLAGAELPFGAGVVQAAAWLDTAAFVAKVRELLSARGLISEFRWSHNQIESRDGVYMFLEKAYSKVVFCEGYRAVDNPWLTFIPFRPVKGDVLLVRIPGFRTEYILNKNFFLVPLGDEMFRLGSTYVWEFTDEVPRPEMAEKLLQQLRTVISQPVEVVQHTAGVRPAMADRRPVVGALPAVGNMFVFNGLGSRGGLLAPPLARYLAELMEGKSGIDAEVDPARFPFRPV
- a CDS encoding UDP-2,3-diacylglucosamine diphosphatase, which gives rise to MHQVRQKTYFVSDFHFGVPDHASSLKRERLLVRWFEQTRDNAAAYYLMGDVFDFWFEYKTVVPKGFVRLLGTIASLTDQGIPVHVFRGNHDIWAFDYLSKEAGVVLHRKPMIVQIGGKNFFLAHGDGLGPGDTGYKLMKKIFENRVNQWLFRWLHPDIGTTMGLYFSRRSRIANIAREQKETGPLVVENEMLYAYCLRKLQSQPEIDYFIFGHRHNPLIHPLNEKSRMVILGDWVNHYTYAEFDGNKLELLYYNDMV